Proteins co-encoded in one Nitrospirota bacterium genomic window:
- a CDS encoding UvrD-helicase domain-containing protein, with the protein MIAPGDAAERERAIRTFDANVVVTAGAGTGKTTLLVERLVHLVVRDPDPVPVTAIVALTFTNKAAAELVVRFRERLQALAAAADGPAEAGVADEASDEVAALVSWTRTSAAVVGARLRTALTDLDRSHIGTIHAFAATLLRLFPIEAGVDPRFREADEAARRDHLAEAWEAWLQRELRREAPRTALWQRLLERATLDELFEPAAGLSVESIPASAIGGLTTVPPQVEAWLTAACDEARRLLAAHVPHRRAIEQRLAAAERVIAASADGRAIDRAAAESVANEVTSVPRGWDAGEAARAKALIKLARRLCAVDAETVALLGEGLAPFVRECRASFARAGWVTFDGLLARARDLVRDHPRVRETLKRRFGALLVDECQDTDPMQYEILCFLAEAPGASAPDWRSVRLAPGKLFMVGDPKQSIYGFRGADLEAYQDVVRTVLAQGGVECTLSTNFRSRGAILDAVNAVGERLLVHRPGLQAAYQPIASAAGASGGVKPIVRIVRSPGGTFDAADAREAEADSLAQWLSQSVFGAVTVRNGRGLEKRAEPGDVAVLLRALTDVHVYLEGLRRHGIPYVVEGERRFFAAPEVVDAINVLRTLASPHDAVALAGVLRSPLGAVTDPELYELARSGWLDYRVIETDAPPWPWLPATLYRELSALSRDIPRLPVDEAITAVFDRLPLQVLAAGGPYGDQAAANLDKLERIARELVADGLSFPGLVARLAHRVRDEVEEGESPLVDEAVNAVKVLSVHKAKGLEFPIAVLAAAHGGRRSGQRPTVLRHWSSGAVGVRVGDVSSLAGVYLTEQLAVKEAEESRRLLYVAMTRARDLLVVSGAETGRGPAPDGPAALIAEASDTVWGTLPPTDSAAASLFDWRVVEAEPARGAGMFRPAASPAWPEPSTFASRWAERAARAERIAGTPKFVTPTGFAARTGAARVARTAARSGAGHRARRIGTLVHAFLQGWDYRADIGRWPAEMEAFMAVQHDDGLAVTTDELRDILAPFFTSPLYQELAAARILGREVPLIMPWDDAIMEGVIDLIYERDGRLYVADYKTDAVDASSARAAAERYRAQGDVYARAVREGLGRDVHAFRCLFLRPAVAIDLPVRGRG; encoded by the coding sequence GTGATCGCGCCGGGCGACGCGGCCGAACGCGAACGCGCGATCCGCACGTTCGACGCCAACGTCGTGGTGACCGCGGGCGCGGGCACCGGCAAGACCACGCTGTTGGTCGAGCGCCTGGTGCACTTGGTGGTGCGTGACCCGGACCCCGTGCCGGTGACGGCGATCGTGGCGTTGACCTTTACGAACAAGGCCGCGGCCGAACTGGTGGTGAGGTTTCGCGAGCGCCTCCAGGCGCTGGCCGCGGCCGCGGACGGTCCCGCCGAGGCGGGCGTTGCGGACGAGGCGTCCGACGAGGTGGCGGCCCTGGTGTCGTGGACCCGTACCTCCGCTGCGGTGGTCGGCGCGCGGCTGCGCACCGCGCTGACGGATCTGGACCGCAGCCACATCGGGACCATCCACGCGTTCGCGGCCACGCTGCTCCGGCTCTTCCCCATCGAAGCCGGCGTGGACCCCAGGTTCCGCGAGGCCGATGAAGCGGCGCGTCGCGACCACCTGGCCGAGGCCTGGGAGGCCTGGCTGCAGCGTGAGTTGAGGCGCGAGGCGCCGCGCACCGCGCTCTGGCAGCGACTGCTCGAACGCGCGACGCTCGATGAACTCTTCGAGCCGGCCGCGGGGTTGAGCGTCGAGTCCATCCCGGCGTCGGCGATCGGCGGGTTGACCACGGTTCCTCCCCAGGTCGAGGCGTGGCTGACCGCGGCGTGCGACGAGGCGCGCAGGCTCTTGGCGGCGCACGTCCCCCACCGGCGGGCCATTGAACAGCGGCTGGCCGCCGCGGAACGCGTCATCGCGGCGTCGGCGGACGGCCGCGCCATCGACAGGGCCGCGGCCGAGTCGGTGGCGAACGAGGTGACATCGGTGCCCAGGGGGTGGGACGCGGGGGAGGCAGCTCGCGCCAAGGCGTTGATCAAGCTGGCGCGCCGGCTTTGCGCGGTGGACGCCGAGACCGTGGCCTTGCTGGGCGAAGGGCTCGCGCCCTTTGTGCGCGAGTGCCGCGCGTCGTTCGCACGGGCGGGTTGGGTGACCTTCGACGGGCTCCTGGCGCGGGCGCGAGACCTGGTCCGCGATCATCCCCGTGTTCGCGAAACGCTCAAGCGGCGCTTCGGCGCGCTGTTGGTCGACGAGTGCCAGGATACCGATCCGATGCAGTACGAGATTTTATGCTTCCTCGCCGAGGCCCCGGGCGCGTCGGCCCCAGACTGGCGCAGCGTGCGCCTCGCACCGGGCAAACTGTTCATGGTCGGCGACCCCAAACAGTCGATTTACGGCTTTCGCGGCGCGGACCTCGAAGCGTACCAAGACGTCGTGCGAACCGTGCTTGCGCAAGGGGGGGTGGAATGCACGCTAAGCACGAACTTCCGAAGCCGCGGCGCGATCCTCGACGCGGTGAACGCCGTGGGGGAGCGGCTGCTGGTGCACCGCCCGGGTCTCCAGGCGGCGTACCAGCCGATCGCGTCCGCGGCCGGCGCATCCGGCGGGGTGAAACCGATCGTCCGGATCGTGCGCTCGCCCGGGGGCACGTTCGACGCCGCGGACGCGCGAGAAGCCGAGGCGGACAGCCTGGCGCAGTGGCTGAGCCAGTCGGTCTTCGGCGCGGTGACGGTCCGGAATGGGCGGGGCCTGGAAAAACGCGCCGAGCCGGGTGATGTGGCGGTGCTGCTGCGCGCGCTGACCGACGTCCACGTCTACCTCGAAGGATTGCGCCGACACGGGATTCCGTACGTGGTGGAGGGCGAACGACGGTTCTTCGCCGCGCCCGAAGTCGTGGACGCGATCAATGTCCTTCGAACGTTGGCGTCGCCGCACGACGCGGTTGCGCTGGCGGGCGTGCTCCGTTCGCCGCTCGGCGCCGTGACCGATCCCGAGTTGTATGAGTTGGCGCGGTCGGGTTGGCTGGACTACCGCGTGATCGAAACCGACGCCCCGCCGTGGCCGTGGCTGCCGGCCACGCTCTATCGCGAACTTTCGGCCCTGTCACGGGACATCCCGCGCCTGCCCGTGGACGAGGCCATCACCGCGGTGTTCGACCGGCTTCCGCTGCAGGTGCTGGCCGCCGGCGGTCCGTACGGCGATCAGGCCGCCGCGAACCTCGACAAACTGGAGCGGATCGCGCGGGAGCTTGTCGCGGACGGTCTGTCGTTCCCGGGATTGGTGGCGCGCCTGGCCCATCGAGTCCGCGACGAGGTCGAAGAGGGGGAGAGTCCGCTGGTGGATGAGGCCGTGAACGCGGTCAAAGTCCTCAGCGTGCACAAAGCCAAGGGACTCGAATTCCCGATCGCGGTGCTGGCGGCCGCCCACGGCGGACGGCGATCGGGTCAACGACCCACCGTGCTCAGGCATTGGAGCAGCGGGGCGGTCGGCGTCCGCGTGGGAGACGTGTCGTCGCTGGCCGGCGTCTATCTGACGGAGCAGCTGGCCGTGAAGGAGGCGGAGGAAAGCCGCCGACTGCTGTACGTGGCCATGACGAGGGCGCGCGACCTGCTGGTGGTGTCGGGCGCGGAAACCGGGCGCGGGCCGGCCCCCGACGGCCCCGCGGCGTTGATCGCCGAGGCGTCGGACACGGTGTGGGGAACGCTGCCGCCGACGGATTCCGCCGCGGCATCGCTGTTCGACTGGCGCGTGGTGGAGGCCGAGCCCGCCCGGGGAGCCGGGATGTTCCGGCCGGCCGCGAGTCCCGCGTGGCCCGAACCGTCCACGTTCGCGTCGCGGTGGGCCGAGCGCGCGGCCCGAGCCGAACGAATCGCCGGCACGCCGAAGTTCGTGACCCCCACCGGGTTTGCGGCCCGAACCGGGGCGGCGCGCGTCGCTCGAACCGCCGCGAGGTCCGGCGCCGGGCACCGCGCGCGACGGATCGGAACCTTGGTCCACGCCTTCCTGCAAGGCTGGGACTACCGCGCCGACATCGGGCGCTGGCCCGCTGAAATGGAGGCGTTCATGGCGGTCCAGCACGACGACGGTCTCGCGGTGACGACCGATGAGCTGCGGGACATCCTGGCGCCCTTCTTCACATCCCCCCTCTATCAAGAGCTGGCTGCGGCGCGTATCCTCGGCCGCGAGGTCCCGTTGATTATGCCGTGGGATGATGCGATCATGGAAGGCGTCATCGATCTGATCTACGAGCGCGACGGCCGCTTGTATGTGGCCGACTACAAGACCGACGCGGTGGATGCGTCGTCGGCTCGCGCTGCGGCGGAGCGCTACCGGGCTCAAGGCGACGTGTACGCGCGGGCGGTGCGGGAAGGGCTCGGCCGGGACGTCCACGCGTTCCGGTGTCTGTTCCTGCGGCCGGCCGTGGCGATCGATTTGCCCGTGCGCGGCCGCGGCTGA
- a CDS encoding PD-(D/E)XK nuclease family protein, which produces MLTVICGPFHPHLEQALSNDLIAAKANDPLAPLLVVVPSESLRRRVVGLLAGERRQAFLNLSILTFHQWSRRLVEEATGRRHPALTDDHAFEELTRFLLERSAPGGPFAGVAATRGGCAALWQTLRDLKDAKVPPEAFVDAVSEGVFPEESATRLSALATLYRDVLAASRSAEWIDYTDLDAAAAEAALKSPYLHAQRTIAYYGFYDLTQAQYDVLRAVATRAETAVYFPVVSGDAAWAFAERFLRRYLVGLTTRPLRVLDGPAPARSATVVTCSGANDEVAVCAKEILRLVEEEGVAFEDIGVVARSLEPYADTIAREFGRHGIPFVTTAQRSLSRFPLAQAAVRLLRIAEGEPTRDDVVDVLSSPWCRVESLVPGAEAAPAWWSELARSIGVIRGYEAWALLGAASGPEGSGEGESATRGDQAAVLLRAVYTLRDACAGLPEAASASAHAEAWHALLESLLGVSPEAELEDGDEDEAGDDAVSRALIAAFADPARLDPIRPIMTRQAYVESVRRRIEATVLPMTDRRGRGVLVSDATAARGVEFRVLFVLGLNDGAFPRVVREDAFLRDHDRRLIETTLGYKIPEKLAGYDEERLLFAALVQAGRERLVLLNQRADDAGRELAPSWYLAAWQQAAGAAIVEVPRRMREKLQAPPFDRLERYTPREAAILAALLGADASRLADDRTAAFLARAGRLRRAVDAWGTGLSSFDGDLGPPREWLAEVLARGYTATGLKTYAECPWRYFLTEVLGIAPPADVQERAGPTVRDWGLLAHETLARASRAPAEPIDSIWREVCDRHARRHAIGYPLAWELGVERFGRVLAEALADDREELARSGYAPIEVEVTLSGVLGGGRDIPIRGRLDRIDAGTDGGLRVIDWKVQWARSGDRRADPVAAALRGQALQPPLYAALARARASTRGEGRPVAVAVYAIRPRANDPPVSRARYEPDADTAERIRTTIATLVDGIEAGVFPMIPDVYCARCDVSIACRRRHAPSRARAERDPRTGRIAGVRRTPVRVPEAAP; this is translated from the coding sequence GTGTTGACCGTCATTTGCGGTCCCTTTCATCCCCATCTCGAACAGGCTCTCTCCAATGATCTGATTGCTGCCAAGGCCAATGATCCACTGGCGCCTCTGCTCGTGGTCGTGCCTTCGGAATCCCTGCGACGGCGGGTCGTCGGGCTCCTTGCCGGCGAGCGGCGTCAGGCCTTCCTCAACCTCTCGATCCTGACCTTTCACCAATGGTCGCGTCGTCTGGTCGAGGAGGCGACCGGACGCCGCCATCCCGCGCTCACCGACGATCACGCGTTCGAGGAGTTGACGCGCTTCTTGCTCGAACGCTCGGCACCGGGGGGCCCGTTTGCCGGCGTGGCGGCGACGCGCGGCGGCTGCGCCGCGCTCTGGCAAACCCTGCGCGATCTCAAAGACGCCAAGGTCCCGCCGGAGGCGTTCGTCGACGCGGTCTCGGAAGGCGTCTTTCCGGAGGAGAGCGCCACTAGGTTATCGGCGCTGGCGACTCTGTACCGAGACGTGCTCGCGGCGTCGCGATCCGCGGAGTGGATCGATTACACCGACCTGGACGCCGCCGCGGCCGAGGCGGCCTTGAAGTCCCCCTACCTGCACGCGCAGCGGACGATTGCCTATTACGGGTTCTACGACCTGACGCAGGCGCAATACGACGTTTTGCGGGCGGTGGCGACGCGCGCCGAAACCGCGGTGTATTTCCCAGTTGTCTCGGGTGACGCGGCGTGGGCGTTCGCCGAACGATTTCTCCGGCGGTATTTGGTGGGTCTGACCACGCGGCCGCTGCGGGTGCTGGACGGACCGGCCCCGGCGCGTTCGGCCACCGTAGTCACCTGTTCCGGTGCGAACGACGAAGTCGCGGTCTGCGCGAAAGAGATTCTGCGGTTGGTGGAGGAGGAGGGCGTCGCGTTCGAGGACATCGGCGTGGTCGCGCGGAGCCTCGAACCGTACGCGGACACGATCGCCCGCGAGTTCGGCCGCCACGGCATTCCCTTCGTGACCACGGCGCAGCGGAGTCTCTCGCGCTTCCCGCTCGCCCAAGCCGCGGTGCGGCTGCTGCGGATTGCCGAAGGGGAGCCGACGCGGGACGACGTCGTCGATGTGCTCTCATCCCCGTGGTGCCGCGTCGAGAGTCTGGTCCCGGGCGCCGAAGCCGCACCCGCGTGGTGGAGCGAGCTGGCGCGGTCGATCGGCGTCATCCGCGGGTACGAAGCGTGGGCCCTGCTGGGGGCTGCGTCGGGACCGGAGGGGAGCGGTGAGGGCGAGTCCGCCACGCGGGGCGATCAGGCAGCCGTGCTGCTGCGCGCGGTCTACACGCTGCGCGACGCGTGCGCCGGGTTGCCGGAGGCCGCGTCCGCCTCCGCACACGCGGAGGCGTGGCACGCGCTGCTCGAATCCTTGTTGGGAGTCTCCCCGGAAGCGGAGCTCGAGGACGGCGATGAGGACGAGGCGGGCGACGATGCAGTGTCGCGAGCGTTGATCGCGGCCTTTGCGGATCCGGCGCGCCTGGACCCCATTCGGCCGATCATGACGCGGCAGGCCTATGTCGAATCCGTGCGTCGCCGGATCGAGGCCACGGTGCTGCCGATGACCGACCGGCGCGGCCGAGGCGTGCTGGTCAGCGATGCCACGGCCGCACGCGGCGTCGAATTTCGCGTCCTGTTCGTGTTGGGGCTCAACGACGGAGCCTTCCCGCGGGTGGTGCGCGAGGATGCGTTTTTGCGGGACCACGACCGACGTCTCATCGAGACCACGCTCGGCTACAAGATTCCGGAAAAGCTCGCGGGCTACGACGAGGAACGCCTGCTGTTCGCCGCGCTGGTCCAAGCGGGTCGTGAGCGCCTGGTGTTGCTCAACCAGCGCGCGGACGACGCGGGCCGTGAGTTGGCTCCGTCATGGTATTTGGCCGCGTGGCAACAGGCCGCGGGCGCCGCGATCGTGGAGGTTCCCCGCCGGATGCGCGAGAAGCTGCAGGCTCCGCCGTTTGACCGTCTCGAGCGGTACACGCCCCGCGAAGCCGCGATCCTCGCCGCGCTTCTGGGTGCCGACGCGAGTCGTCTCGCCGACGATCGCACCGCCGCGTTTCTCGCGCGGGCGGGGCGCCTTCGTCGCGCCGTCGATGCATGGGGCACGGGGCTGTCGTCGTTCGACGGCGATCTGGGGCCGCCGAGGGAATGGCTCGCCGAAGTGCTCGCGCGTGGATACACCGCCACGGGGCTCAAGACGTACGCCGAGTGTCCGTGGCGGTACTTCCTCACGGAGGTGTTGGGCATCGCACCGCCGGCCGATGTGCAAGAGCGCGCGGGCCCGACGGTCCGGGACTGGGGTCTGCTGGCCCACGAAACCCTGGCGCGGGCGTCTCGGGCTCCGGCCGAGCCGATCGACTCGATCTGGCGCGAGGTGTGCGACCGGCATGCGCGGCGGCACGCGATCGGCTACCCGCTGGCGTGGGAGCTCGGGGTGGAACGGTTCGGGCGCGTCCTGGCCGAGGCCCTGGCCGACGACCGGGAGGAACTGGCGCGATCCGGGTACGCGCCGATCGAGGTCGAAGTGACCTTGAGCGGCGTGCTGGGCGGCGGGCGGGACATCCCGATCCGTGGCCGTCTCGACCGCATCGATGCGGGGACCGACGGTGGCCTGCGCGTGATCGACTGGAAGGTGCAGTGGGCGCGCTCGGGCGACCGCCGGGCGGATCCGGTCGCGGCGGCGCTGCGCGGCCAGGCCCTCCAGCCGCCGTTGTACGCGGCGCTGGCTCGGGCGCGCGCGTCCACGCGCGGCGAGGGGCGGCCGGTCGCAGTCGCGGTGTACGCGATTCGGCCGCGAGCGAACGACCCCCCGGTGTCGCGCGCGCGGTATGAGCCCGACGCGGACACGGCGGAGCGCATCCGGACCACCATCGCGACGCTCGTCGACGGCATCGAGGCCGGGGTGTTTCCCATGATCCCCGACGTGTATTGCGCGCGGTGCGACGTCTCGATCGCGTGCCGCCGCAGACACGCGCCGTCGCGCGCCCGCGCCGAGCGGGATCCCCGGACGGGCCGGATCGCGGGAGTCCGGCGCACGCCGGTTCGCGTGCCTGAGGCCGCGCCGTGA
- a CDS encoding tetratricopeptide repeat protein, translating into MGSVAPQRPQTRSDAPGTHLRAWVSALGACLKGRHAPPSAWRPPIPWWGWTLLVVGTIAIYYNSLPNAFHNDDDWLILENPSVHPSASLFDHFRSATAGAAHLPTRGYRPLVMVTYSLNYAWGGSDVTGYHVVNIGLHAVSAVLVVLLLWHLSASPMAAILGGVLFAVHPIHTEAVNYITARSSVLYTLWSLLTVIFFIRFRQTGRVSALAGALVSFAAALLAKEAAIVVPVLLVAYDVYVRGVGVKGLRRWIAPHLALLSVSVAFLLVRWMVIGAFGPKALPNDIGTVFLTFAMVFKKTLQGQLVPVQLSAFHPKDYAATVADPAVITGCAMLVAMVALSVALYRRVPLLSFGLTWFPVGLLPIAVLAMFTEMDLYQENRGYFSSVGLIVIAAPLLAAGWGEGLARNRIAARLLIAGLILAMGISVVQRNPAWKDPVTLWTDVANKYPDDPSSHMILARAHRLTGDPASAINVLERATARLPPNAILYNDLCALYVQESAFDRASRACLAAIQRGPKLPNPYFSLGTIYWKTGRPDLAIEAYEAFLKLAGDQPKFSVLVQEAQSRLSALRPNPAGR; encoded by the coding sequence ATGGGAAGCGTCGCGCCGCAACGACCACAGACGCGCTCCGACGCCCCGGGAACGCACCTCCGCGCATGGGTCAGCGCGCTCGGCGCGTGTTTGAAGGGCCGCCACGCCCCTCCATCAGCATGGAGACCTCCCATCCCGTGGTGGGGATGGACGCTCCTCGTCGTCGGAACGATCGCGATCTACTATAACTCGCTACCGAACGCGTTTCACAACGACGACGACTGGCTGATCCTGGAGAACCCCAGCGTTCATCCCTCCGCCTCCCTTTTCGATCATTTTCGCTCGGCCACCGCAGGAGCGGCCCATCTCCCCACCCGGGGGTATCGACCGCTGGTGATGGTGACGTACTCGTTGAACTACGCGTGGGGCGGTTCGGACGTCACCGGATACCACGTCGTCAATATCGGGTTACACGCGGTCTCGGCTGTCTTGGTGGTGTTGCTGCTCTGGCACCTCTCTGCAAGCCCCATGGCTGCGATCCTGGGCGGGGTCCTCTTCGCGGTTCACCCCATTCACACCGAAGCGGTCAACTATATTACGGCCCGATCGTCCGTCCTTTACACGCTGTGGTCGCTGCTGACCGTGATTTTTTTTATCCGGTTCCGTCAAACCGGACGGGTTTCCGCGCTCGCTGGCGCCCTGGTTTCGTTTGCGGCCGCGCTCTTGGCCAAAGAAGCCGCGATCGTCGTCCCCGTCCTCCTCGTGGCGTACGACGTCTACGTTCGTGGCGTGGGAGTAAAAGGGCTGAGGCGGTGGATTGCACCCCATCTCGCGCTTTTATCCGTATCGGTTGCGTTCCTGCTGGTGCGGTGGATGGTCATTGGCGCCTTCGGGCCGAAAGCCTTGCCGAACGACATCGGGACCGTGTTTTTGACCTTTGCGATGGTGTTCAAAAAGACCCTTCAAGGCCAACTGGTTCCGGTCCAGTTGTCCGCTTTCCATCCCAAGGATTATGCGGCGACCGTGGCCGATCCCGCAGTGATCACCGGCTGTGCGATGTTGGTCGCCATGGTGGCGTTGAGCGTCGCGCTCTACCGACGTGTTCCGCTCCTGTCTTTCGGGCTCACATGGTTTCCGGTCGGGTTGCTCCCCATCGCCGTCCTGGCGATGTTCACAGAAATGGACCTCTACCAAGAGAACCGGGGGTATTTTTCTTCGGTAGGCTTGATCGTGATCGCCGCGCCACTCTTGGCGGCCGGTTGGGGAGAGGGTCTGGCCCGCAACCGAATCGCCGCTCGGCTGCTCATCGCCGGACTGATCCTCGCGATGGGGATTTCAGTCGTGCAACGAAACCCCGCGTGGAAGGACCCCGTGACGTTATGGACCGACGTCGCCAACAAGTATCCCGATGACCCATCGTCCCATATGATATTGGCTCGCGCGCACCGATTGACCGGGGACCCGGCGTCAGCCATCAACGTCCTCGAGCGAGCGACCGCACGACTGCCCCCGAACGCGATTCTGTACAACGATCTTTGTGCGCTCTACGTGCAAGAGAGCGCGTTCGACCGAGCGAGCCGGGCTTGCCTGGCCGCCATCCAGCGGGGTCCCAAGCTTCCGAACCCCTACTTCAGCCTGGGAACGATTTACTGGAAGACCGGCCGTCCGGACCTTGCCATCGAAGCGTACGAAGCGTTTTTAAAACTGGCCGGTGACCAACCGAAGTTCAGTGTGCTCGTCCAAGAGGCTCAAAGCCGCCTCAGCGCGCTGCGACCGAACCCCGCAGGGCGTTGA
- a CDS encoding DsrE family protein: MPARRILVLITGDPMTSARPGEAIRIALGLGSGSHTVSVVLRGPAVALLFPEAEDSACAEEVEKYLPSLAEALEPGFYVERAALKGRDAGDSDYRIVPVDPPDIAKLIGQADRFVVF, encoded by the coding sequence ATGCCGGCCCGCCGCATTCTCGTCTTGATCACCGGCGATCCCATGACCAGCGCCCGGCCGGGCGAGGCGATCCGCATCGCGCTCGGATTGGGCAGTGGGTCGCATACCGTATCGGTGGTGCTGCGGGGACCGGCTGTCGCGCTTCTGTTTCCCGAGGCCGAGGATTCAGCCTGCGCCGAGGAGGTGGAGAAGTATTTGCCTTCGCTGGCCGAGGCGCTAGAGCCGGGATTCTACGTGGAGCGGGCCGCGCTCAAGGGACGCGACGCGGGTGACAGCGATTACCGGATCGTCCCGGTCGATCCGCCGGACATCGCCAAGCTCATCGGCCAAGCCGATCGATTTGTGGTGTTCTAA
- a CDS encoding PIG-L deacetylase family protein, with the protein MVRRSRGRRVTRSRAGTGHPPVDGTSALWTDAQIVPPPLDRPPGSRVLVLAPHMDDETLGCGGSLHRHVLAGEVVTVAYMTDGRKGDPALNARVLPLQERERLEDALAAARREEARKSAAILGVTDLRFLGNRDQELRITPDTRRQVCELLVELRPDLVYLPFPTDHHPDHRATNRIFLSALGGCRGIDPPWCCGFEVWAPIEPNCLVDITSVAEIKQRALAQFTSQMATIDYSRCIMGLHAYRSIAHLRGRGFAEAFVLLAAADYRREALRFLRRAGGLNLATRRGSIPRTTHGGERG; encoded by the coding sequence ATGGTGCGGCGTTCACGAGGCAGACGGGTCACGCGCTCCCGGGCCGGCACAGGACACCCGCCGGTTGACGGGACGTCCGCGCTCTGGACCGACGCGCAGATCGTGCCTCCGCCGCTCGACCGCCCACCGGGGTCGCGCGTGCTGGTGCTGGCTCCGCACATGGACGACGAAACCCTGGGCTGCGGCGGCAGCCTGCACCGGCACGTTCTCGCGGGCGAAGTCGTGACGGTGGCGTATATGACCGACGGTCGCAAGGGTGATCCGGCCCTCAACGCCAGAGTACTTCCGCTGCAGGAACGGGAGCGGTTGGAGGACGCCTTGGCCGCTGCGCGGCGCGAAGAGGCGCGAAAGAGCGCGGCGATCCTGGGCGTGACGGACCTGCGGTTCCTCGGGAACCGCGATCAAGAGCTGCGCATCACGCCCGATACCCGACGGCAGGTGTGCGAACTCCTCGTCGAACTGAGGCCGGATCTCGTCTACCTGCCGTTCCCCACCGACCACCACCCCGACCACCGCGCGACCAATCGGATCTTCCTGTCCGCTTTGGGCGGGTGCCGGGGGATCGATCCGCCGTGGTGCTGCGGGTTCGAAGTGTGGGCGCCGATCGAACCGAATTGCCTGGTGGACATCACGTCGGTCGCGGAGATCAAACAACGAGCCTTGGCCCAGTTTACCAGTCAAATGGCGACGATCGACTACAGCCGCTGCATCATGGGTTTGCACGCGTATCGATCGATCGCCCATCTTCGGGGACGCGGGTTCGCCGAGGCGTTCGTACTGCTCGCGGCGGCCGACTATCGCCGGGAGGCATTACGGTTCCTGCGGCGGGCCGGCGGCTTGAATTTAGCCACCCGTCGAGGTAGCATACCGCGCACTACTCATGGAGGGGAGAGGGGGTGA
- a CDS encoding ABC transporter ATP-binding protein — MADSLIVVEGVKKTFHRGGFDLNVLDGIDLRVERGAFLALMGPSGSGKTTLLNLIAGIDRPTAGRIVVEGTDIAALSERALTAWRARHIGFIFQLYHLIPVLTALENVELPLTLTHLSRRERREHALTALKVVGLADRADHAPRQLSGGQEQRVAIARAIVTDPTLIVADEPTGDLDAQSAEEILSLLARLHKEFRKTIVMVTHDPHAAARAEVIRRLEKGVLTAADSR; from the coding sequence ATGGCTGATTCGTTGATCGTGGTCGAGGGCGTTAAAAAAACCTTCCACCGGGGAGGGTTCGACCTCAACGTGCTGGACGGGATCGACCTCAGGGTGGAGCGGGGCGCGTTCCTGGCGCTGATGGGTCCCTCGGGGTCAGGAAAAACCACGCTGCTCAATCTGATCGCCGGCATCGACCGTCCCACCGCCGGGCGGATCGTGGTCGAGGGGACGGACATCGCGGCCCTGTCCGAGCGCGCGCTCACCGCGTGGCGCGCCCGCCACATCGGCTTCATCTTTCAGCTCTATCATCTCATTCCGGTGCTCACCGCGCTGGAGAACGTGGAGCTGCCGCTCACGCTGACCCACTTGTCGCGCCGTGAACGCCGCGAACACGCGTTGACCGCCCTCAAGGTGGTGGGGCTCGCCGACCGTGCCGACCACGCCCCGCGACAACTGTCCGGGGGCCAGGAGCAACGCGTGGCGATCGCCCGCGCGATCGTGACCGATCCGACGTTGATCGTGGCCGACGAGCCGACCGGCGATCTGGACGCGCAGTCGGCGGAAGAGATCCTTTCGCTGCTCGCCCGCCTGCACAAGGAGTTCCGCAAGACCATCGTCATGGTCACGCACGATCCCCACGCGGCCGCGCGGGCGGAAGTCATCCGGCGGTTGGAAAAGGGGGTGTTGACGGCGGCGGACTCACGATAG
- a CDS encoding 2Fe-2S iron-sulfur cluster-binding protein: MGGTNPYIAKPKVTLPQKPYTITFVNKGVSVTVDPEKIPYGPTGQPGSILDIALGAGIDLEHVCGGVCACSTCHVIVKQGLESCNEATDDELDQLDEAPATTLQSRLGCQTVPNGTMDLVVEIPDWNKNLVKEEH; encoded by the coding sequence ATGGGGGGAACGAATCCCTATATCGCCAAACCCAAGGTTACACTGCCGCAAAAACCGTACACGATCACGTTCGTGAACAAGGGCGTGTCCGTGACCGTCGACCCGGAGAAGATCCCATACGGACCGACCGGCCAGCCCGGCAGCATCCTGGATATCGCGCTCGGGGCGGGTATCGACCTCGAACACGTGTGTGGAGGCGTGTGCGCGTGCTCGACCTGCCACGTGATCGTGAAGCAGGGCCTGGAATCGTGCAACGAAGCGACCGACGACGAACTCGACCAACTCGATGAAGCGCCGGCCACCACGCTCCAGTCTCGCTTGGGCTGCCAGACCGTTCCCAACGGAACCATGGACCTCGTGGTCGAGATCCCGGACTGGAACAAGAACCTGGTCAAGGAAGAGCACTAG